In Asanoa sp. WMMD1127, one genomic interval encodes:
- a CDS encoding Na+/H+ antiporter subunit A, producing the protein MLALVVVHAVVAVAAPALVRWLGRRALYLVALAPLAALCWALALTNRAAVVETYTWVPDLGLAVDLRMATLSWLMVVLVGGIGALVLIYSARYFPAGTPGLGRYAGVFVAFAGAMFGLVVSDNLLLLYVFWELTTIFSYLLIAQDPTRRKNRRAATQALLVTTLGGLAMLAGFVILGQVAGSFRWSEIERNPPPGGGLIAAAVVLIVIGALSKSAIFPFSFWLPSAMAAPTPVSAYLHAAAMVKAGVFLVALLGPALGADQPWRPLLLVTGVVTMLLAGWTALRQHDLKLLLAYGTVSQLGLLTAVFGGATHDAGLAGAAQLLAHALFKSTLFLVVGIIDVNTGTRDLRELSGLGRRAPWLAAVAVLAGASMAGLPPFAGFVGKEAAYAAFLHGNGAGDLVVLAALVLGSVLTVAYTLRFLWGAFADKPGVATTTPRPIASDWLAGPAVLAVAGLGVGAAAAPLGGTLAPYADLFPDGGDYHLAVWHGFNGPLGLSVLALVAGAALFAVRHRIPRAALPFDGDTAYWKVMGGLDRTAVELTGATQRGSLPFYLVVILLALVAGLGGILIGAAPWPDDARAWDTSLQVIVGGGIVVAAVAAVRALRRLTAMILVGVSGYGVAVLFILQGAPDLALTQFLVETATIAMVVLVLRRLPAKFSERPIRTSRLGRIAVGIGVGAVAAGMTYVAVGAREAAPVSEVYAELAPSFGGGDNIVNVILVDIRAWDTMGEIAVLVVAATGVASLIFRRSEALRRRRGVPGPEAPPGWLRAGPSGESIILQVVTRLVFHTIVLFSIFLLFSGHNAPGGGFAGGLVAGLALAVRYLAGGQAELHAAAPVDAGAVLGAGLVVAVGTGVLAMLAGGQVLQSAIVDRHVPVLGDVHLVTSIFFDIGVYLVVVGLMLDVLRSLGGEIDRQGVAAG; encoded by the coding sequence GTGCTCGCGCTCGTGGTGGTCCACGCCGTCGTGGCGGTGGCTGCCCCGGCGCTGGTCCGCTGGCTGGGCCGCAGGGCGCTCTACCTGGTCGCGCTCGCACCCCTGGCCGCCCTCTGCTGGGCACTGGCCCTGACCAACCGCGCCGCCGTCGTCGAGACCTACACCTGGGTGCCCGACCTCGGCCTCGCGGTCGACCTGCGGATGGCCACCCTGTCCTGGCTGATGGTGGTCCTGGTCGGCGGCATCGGCGCGCTCGTGCTGATCTACAGCGCCCGCTACTTCCCGGCCGGGACACCAGGACTCGGCCGGTACGCGGGTGTCTTCGTCGCGTTCGCCGGCGCCATGTTCGGCCTGGTGGTGTCCGACAACCTGCTCCTGCTGTACGTGTTCTGGGAGCTGACCACGATCTTCTCGTACCTGCTGATCGCCCAGGACCCGACCCGGCGCAAGAACCGGCGGGCGGCGACCCAGGCGCTGCTGGTCACCACGCTCGGTGGGCTGGCGATGCTGGCGGGCTTCGTCATCCTCGGCCAGGTCGCCGGCTCCTTCCGCTGGTCCGAGATCGAGCGGAACCCACCGCCGGGCGGCGGCCTGATCGCGGCCGCGGTCGTGCTGATCGTGATCGGCGCGCTCAGCAAGTCGGCGATCTTCCCGTTCAGCTTCTGGCTGCCGAGTGCCATGGCCGCGCCCACCCCGGTCAGCGCCTACCTGCACGCCGCGGCCATGGTCAAGGCCGGCGTCTTCCTGGTCGCGCTGCTGGGTCCCGCGCTCGGCGCCGATCAGCCCTGGCGGCCGTTGCTGCTGGTCACCGGCGTGGTCACGATGCTGCTGGCCGGCTGGACCGCGCTGCGCCAGCACGACCTCAAACTGCTCCTGGCGTACGGCACGGTCAGCCAGCTGGGCCTGCTGACGGCGGTGTTCGGCGGGGCGACCCACGACGCGGGCCTGGCCGGCGCCGCCCAGCTGCTGGCCCACGCGCTGTTCAAGTCGACGCTGTTCCTGGTGGTCGGCATCATCGACGTCAACACCGGCACCCGCGACCTGCGGGAGCTCTCCGGTCTCGGCCGCCGGGCGCCCTGGCTGGCCGCCGTGGCGGTGCTGGCCGGAGCGTCGATGGCGGGGCTGCCGCCGTTCGCGGGGTTCGTCGGCAAGGAGGCCGCGTACGCCGCCTTCCTGCACGGCAACGGCGCCGGCGACCTCGTGGTGCTGGCCGCGCTGGTGCTCGGCTCGGTGCTCACCGTCGCCTACACCCTGCGGTTCCTCTGGGGCGCCTTCGCCGACAAACCCGGCGTCGCCACGACCACCCCGCGGCCCATCGCGTCCGACTGGCTGGCCGGTCCGGCGGTGCTCGCCGTGGCCGGCCTCGGTGTCGGCGCGGCCGCCGCGCCGCTCGGCGGCACCCTCGCGCCCTACGCCGACCTGTTCCCGGACGGCGGCGACTACCACCTCGCGGTCTGGCACGGCTTCAACGGCCCATTGGGGCTGAGCGTCCTCGCGCTGGTCGCCGGCGCCGCGCTGTTCGCCGTCCGCCACCGGATCCCGCGCGCCGCGCTGCCGTTCGACGGCGACACCGCGTACTGGAAGGTGATGGGCGGTCTCGACCGGACCGCCGTCGAGCTGACCGGCGCCACCCAGCGCGGCTCGCTCCCGTTCTATCTCGTCGTCATCCTGCTCGCGCTGGTCGCCGGGCTGGGCGGCATCCTGATCGGCGCCGCGCCGTGGCCCGACGACGCCCGGGCCTGGGACACGTCGCTGCAGGTCATCGTCGGTGGCGGGATCGTCGTCGCGGCCGTGGCCGCCGTGCGCGCGCTGCGCCGGCTGACCGCGATGATCCTCGTCGGCGTGTCCGGCTACGGCGTGGCCGTGCTGTTCATCCTGCAGGGCGCGCCGGACCTGGCGCTCACCCAGTTCCTGGTCGAGACCGCCACGATCGCGATGGTCGTGCTGGTGCTGCGCCGGCTGCCGGCTAAGTTCTCGGAGCGGCCCATCCGCACCAGCCGGCTCGGCCGGATCGCGGTCGGCATCGGGGTCGGCGCGGTCGCGGCGGGCATGACCTACGTGGCCGTCGGCGCCCGCGAGGCGGCGCCCGTCTCCGAGGTGTACGCGGAGCTGGCCCCCTCGTTCGGCGGCGGCGACAACATCGTCAACGTGATCCTGGTCGACATCCGGGCCTGGGACACGATGGGCGAGATCGCGGTGCTGGTCGTCGCGGCCACCGGTGTGGCCAGCCTGATCTTCCGGCGCAGTGAGGCGCTGCGCCGCCGCCGGGGCGTGCCCGGGCCGGAGGCGCCGCCGGGCTGGCTGCGGGCCGGTCCCAGCGGGGAGTCGATCATCCTGCAGGTCGTCACCCGCCTGGTCTTCCACACGATCGTGCTGTTCTCGATCTTCCTGCTGTTCTCGGGCCACAACGCCCCCGGCGGCGGCTTCGCCGGCGGTCTGGTGGCGGGGCTCGCGCTCGCGGTCCGCTATCTCGCCGGCGGCCAGGCCGAGCTGCACGCCGCCGCGCCGGTCGACGCGGGCGCGGTGCTCGGCGCCGGGCTCGTCGTGGCGGTCGGCACCGGCGTGCTGGCGATGCTGGCCGGCGGCCAGGTGCTGCAGTCGGCGATCGTCGACCGGCACGTCCCGGTGCTCGGCGACGTGCACCTGGTCACCTCGATCTTCTTCGACATCGGCGTCTACCTGGTCGTGGTCGGCCTCATGCTCGACGTGCTGCGCAGCCTCGGCGGCGAGATCGACCGGCAGGGGGTGGCCGCCGGATGA
- a CDS encoding DivIVA domain-containing protein codes for MPLTPADVHNIAFSKPSIGKRGYDEEEVDAFLDSLEQELVRLIEENHRLRALAAREPAGVDPRLAEAVDEAAADLGRAQRAARAMEAELHEARSARRGPDRPAVSPQVLTMAERSADSHVGEARRAADDLLSEARATARHITDEALAAAATLDLDARRRHQEAIDAVDAERAATLAQIEELEALGGQYRALLRGHVESEMRRLGGREAP; via the coding sequence ATGCCGCTCACTCCGGCCGACGTCCACAACATCGCCTTCAGCAAGCCCTCGATCGGCAAGCGCGGCTATGACGAGGAGGAGGTCGACGCGTTCCTGGACTCGCTCGAGCAGGAGCTCGTCCGCCTCATCGAGGAGAACCACCGGCTGCGGGCCCTGGCCGCTCGCGAGCCGGCGGGCGTCGATCCGCGGCTGGCCGAAGCCGTCGACGAGGCCGCTGCCGATCTTGGCCGTGCCCAGCGGGCGGCCCGGGCGATGGAGGCCGAGCTCCACGAGGCGCGTTCCGCGCGGCGGGGCCCGGACCGTCCCGCGGTGTCGCCGCAGGTGCTGACCATGGCCGAGCGCAGCGCCGACAGCCACGTCGGCGAGGCCCGCCGGGCCGCCGACGACCTGCTGTCCGAGGCCCGCGCGACGGCGCGGCACATCACGGACGAGGCGCTGGCCGCGGCCGCCACCTTGGACCTGGACGCCCGCCGCCGGCACCAGGAGGCCATCGACGCCGTCGACGCCGAGCGCGCCGCCACGCTCGCTCAGATCGAGGAGCTGGAGGCCCTGGGGGGTCAATATCGTGCCTTGCTCCGCGGGCACGTGGAGAGCGAGATGCGGCGCCTCGGCGGTCGCGAGGCGCCCTGA
- a CDS encoding lanthionine synthetase LanC family protein, translating into MSGETYRELGEAGWAWVRRQVRDKDGPWLPEVVDGEPARPAEDRDSLYAGIAGLAPVLVELTRTRALDDGEQALRAAIVDRLARSDRVDPSLYDGLGGDVTALRLLDRGRERPAMARLAELRTPAGWEPAPAMREQSHGPVTDVVSGSAGVVLTAAWAGGDTATEIMTTGGEALLRVAEPTEGGGLDWRMWPGYRSSNPNFSHGTAGVAAALAVAGHALGRADFVAAARRGAEHLVRIAALDDGGFVVEHTIPRSTREVEPVTWNWCHGPAGTSQVFAALARAGVEQVGGHEVGELRRRCLHSVLTSGVPQRLRPGFWDNDGRCCGTAGVGDILLDAAQDTTDEAYAARLLRGAETMADALVERAVRDGDGARWRFVEHRQDPPLLPPGTAWMQGAAGIAAFLLRLARVLEDGPTAPVIDRPDQWWTVPERLCVTRSG; encoded by the coding sequence GTGTCTGGTGAGACGTATCGCGAGCTGGGTGAGGCCGGCTGGGCCTGGGTCCGTCGCCAGGTCCGGGACAAGGACGGGCCGTGGCTCCCCGAGGTCGTCGACGGCGAACCGGCGCGACCCGCCGAGGACCGCGACTCCCTCTACGCGGGCATCGCCGGGCTCGCGCCCGTGCTCGTCGAGCTCACCCGCACGCGCGCGCTCGACGACGGGGAGCAGGCCCTGCGGGCGGCCATCGTCGACCGGCTCGCGAGATCGGACCGCGTCGACCCCTCCCTGTACGACGGCCTCGGCGGTGACGTGACGGCCCTACGCCTGCTGGACCGGGGCCGGGAGCGGCCGGCCATGGCGCGGCTCGCGGAGCTGCGTACCCCCGCGGGTTGGGAACCGGCGCCCGCCATGCGGGAGCAGTCGCACGGCCCCGTCACGGACGTCGTCTCCGGCAGCGCCGGGGTGGTCCTGACCGCCGCCTGGGCCGGGGGCGACACGGCCACCGAGATCATGACGACCGGGGGCGAGGCGCTGCTCCGGGTGGCCGAGCCGACCGAAGGCGGCGGCCTGGACTGGCGGATGTGGCCGGGCTACCGCTCGAGCAACCCCAACTTCTCGCACGGCACCGCCGGTGTGGCCGCGGCGCTCGCGGTGGCCGGGCACGCCCTCGGCCGGGCCGACTTCGTGGCCGCCGCACGCCGGGGCGCCGAGCACCTGGTGCGGATCGCGGCCCTCGACGACGGCGGGTTCGTCGTGGAGCACACCATCCCCCGGTCGACGCGCGAGGTGGAGCCGGTGACCTGGAACTGGTGCCACGGCCCGGCCGGCACCTCGCAGGTGTTCGCCGCGCTGGCCCGGGCCGGGGTCGAGCAGGTCGGCGGCCACGAGGTCGGCGAGCTGCGGCGGCGCTGCCTCCACTCGGTGCTGACGTCGGGCGTGCCGCAGCGCCTCCGGCCGGGCTTCTGGGACAACGACGGGCGTTGCTGCGGCACCGCGGGCGTCGGCGACATCCTGCTGGACGCCGCCCAGGACACGACCGACGAAGCGTACGCGGCACGGCTGTTGCGCGGCGCCGAGACGATGGCCGACGCGTTGGTCGAGCGGGCCGTGCGCGACGGCGACGGGGCGCGCTGGCGGTTCGTCGAGCACCGGCAGGATCCGCCGCTGCTGCCGCCGGGGACCGCGTGGATGCAGGGTGCGGCGGGCATCGCCGCGTTCCTGCTGCGTCTCGCCCGCGTCCTGGAGGACGGCCCGACCGCCCCCGTCATCGACCGCCCGGACCAGTGGTGGACCGTCCCCGAACGGCTGTGCGTCACCCGATCCGGCTGA
- a CDS encoding DUF6069 family protein → MRRLAATGIVATLAAMVATTLAAAIARAAGVDFQIPDGGETIPLPGFAVVTGFFSLVGVAIAVALRRWSARPAERFAWTAASLTAISLVPPFLSGADTATVATLLGLHLVAAAVMIPTLTRRLGTPR, encoded by the coding sequence ATGCGTAGGCTCGCCGCCACCGGCATCGTCGCCACGCTCGCGGCGATGGTGGCCACCACGCTCGCCGCCGCCATCGCCAGGGCCGCCGGGGTCGACTTCCAGATCCCCGACGGCGGTGAGACCATCCCGCTGCCCGGGTTCGCCGTGGTGACCGGCTTCTTCTCGCTCGTCGGTGTCGCCATCGCCGTCGCCCTGCGCCGGTGGAGCGCCCGCCCCGCCGAGCGGTTCGCCTGGACGGCGGCGTCGCTGACCGCGATCTCGCTGGTCCCGCCCTTCCTCTCCGGAGCGGACACCGCCACCGTCGCGACCCTCCTCGGGCTCCACCTCGTCGCCGCGGCGGTGATGATCCCGACCCTGACGCGACGCCTCGGGACACCCCGCTAG
- a CDS encoding RNA polymerase subunit sigma-70, translating into MGTDTRLREIDEPAFVGLAERHRRELHVHCYRMLGSFEDAEDTVQETFLRAWRRRETFEGRSTFRAWLYRIATNACLDLLATCRPEPASGGEVRWLQPYPDRLLDELPARDADEPETLAVARETIELAYVVAVQHLAPRPRAVLILRDLLGWSAKEVAELLGDSVNSVNSALQRARAGMREHLPAERQDWTGAEEEDAATRELVRRFTEASVAADIDALTALLRDDVRCSMPPTPGLHIGRDAVIGDWVESGFPGMTGLRAIPTSVNRQPAVAFYHWRPQEGAYLPLTLDVLRVTGGAITEIVTFDADQFARLDLPERLHA; encoded by the coding sequence ATGGGTACGGACACGCGGCTGCGCGAGATCGACGAGCCGGCGTTCGTCGGGCTGGCGGAGCGGCACCGGCGGGAGTTGCACGTGCACTGCTACCGGATGCTGGGCTCGTTCGAGGACGCCGAGGACACCGTGCAGGAGACGTTCCTCCGGGCCTGGCGGCGGCGGGAGACGTTCGAGGGGCGGTCGACGTTCCGGGCCTGGCTCTATCGGATCGCCACCAACGCCTGCCTCGACCTGCTCGCCACGTGCCGACCCGAGCCCGCGAGCGGCGGCGAGGTGCGGTGGTTGCAGCCCTATCCGGATCGGCTGCTCGACGAGCTGCCCGCGCGCGACGCGGACGAGCCCGAGACCCTGGCCGTCGCGCGGGAGACGATCGAGTTGGCGTACGTCGTCGCGGTCCAGCACCTCGCACCGCGCCCGCGGGCCGTGCTGATCCTGCGGGACCTGCTCGGCTGGTCGGCGAAGGAGGTCGCTGAGCTCCTCGGTGACTCCGTCAACTCCGTCAACAGCGCGCTGCAGCGGGCCCGCGCCGGAATGCGGGAGCACCTGCCCGCCGAGCGGCAGGACTGGACCGGCGCCGAGGAGGAGGACGCCGCGACACGCGAGCTCGTGCGGCGCTTCACCGAGGCCAGCGTGGCCGCGGACATCGACGCGCTCACCGCGCTCCTGCGGGACGACGTCCGTTGCTCGATGCCACCCACGCCGGGCCTGCACATCGGCCGCGACGCCGTGATCGGCGACTGGGTCGAGAGCGGCTTCCCGGGCATGACGGGCCTGCGCGCCATTCCCACGTCGGTGAACCGGCAGCCGGCCGTCGCGTTCTATCACTGGCGGCCGCAGGAGGGCGCCTACCTGCCGCTGACGCTCGACGTCCTGCGCGTCACCGGCGGAGCGATCACCGAGATCGTCACGTTCGACGCCGACCAGTTCGCGCGGCTCGACCTGCCGGAGCGGCTGCATGCGTAG
- a CDS encoding DUF4034 domain-containing protein yields the protein MWPFGKRRQQAGLVIDPAQGDPRARALIDALGARDWQATRDILAAATDPDTRAYLLEIAGDVDGVQDWIGEWAQAEPGSTLPLLVRGSHAVYWAWAARGAQGADRTKDEQFRAFFRRLRIAEDLLDEVVARDPDEVAGWTWLVMSSRGRQVAAEEAQARFDEVVKRHPGHVVAHEHRLQYLCAKWFGSHEQMFALAREATAQAPDGSLLPELVVIAHLEKWLSLPRGEDDAYLRSPEVRAEILAAAQRSVLHPAFTPDFGWVPRTNAFAMGLRMAGELDAAARVFDLLGDQVGGWTWRYLGDPVKAFTEARKAAYANRA from the coding sequence ATGTGGCCGTTCGGCAAGCGTCGGCAGCAGGCCGGGCTCGTCATCGATCCGGCGCAGGGTGATCCGCGGGCGCGGGCGCTCATCGACGCGCTCGGCGCCCGGGACTGGCAGGCGACCCGCGACATCCTCGCCGCCGCGACGGATCCGGATACGCGGGCCTACCTGCTGGAGATCGCGGGCGACGTCGACGGTGTGCAGGACTGGATCGGCGAATGGGCGCAGGCCGAGCCCGGGTCGACGCTTCCGCTGCTGGTGCGGGGCAGCCACGCGGTCTACTGGGCCTGGGCGGCCCGGGGCGCCCAGGGCGCCGATCGCACCAAGGACGAGCAGTTCCGCGCGTTCTTCCGCCGGCTGCGCATCGCGGAGGACCTGCTGGACGAGGTGGTCGCGCGCGATCCGGACGAGGTGGCCGGCTGGACCTGGCTGGTCATGTCGTCGCGGGGGCGCCAGGTCGCCGCGGAGGAGGCCCAGGCCCGGTTCGACGAGGTGGTGAAGCGACACCCCGGCCACGTGGTCGCGCACGAGCACCGGTTGCAGTACCTGTGCGCCAAGTGGTTCGGCAGCCACGAGCAGATGTTCGCGTTGGCCCGGGAGGCCACCGCGCAGGCGCCCGACGGCAGCCTGTTGCCGGAGCTAGTCGTGATCGCCCACCTCGAGAAGTGGCTGTCGCTGCCGCGGGGCGAGGACGACGCCTACCTCCGCTCGCCCGAGGTGCGCGCCGAGATCCTGGCCGCGGCGCAAAGGTCGGTCCTCCATCCGGCCTTCACGCCCGACTTCGGCTGGGTGCCCCGCACGAACGCCTTCGCGATGGGGCTGCGGATGGCCGGCGAGCTCGACGCCGCCGCGCGGGTCTTCGACCTGCTCGGGGACCAGGTCGGCGGGTGGACCTGGCGATACCTCGGCGACCCGGTCAAGGCCTTCACCGAAGCCCGAAAGGCGGCGTACGCCAACCGCGCTTAG
- a CDS encoding winged helix DNA-binding domain-containing protein: MRTVTDEERRARLGVRHALAGSARVSSPEEAARAVVCLHATEPPSVHLSCWARVDGVTVDDVERALYETRTLVRQQSMRETLFVFPRDLVPAVWGSAAARVAAVHRKRLLKDLERWAANGASHGAAWLATVEKAVLARLADGEPRSSKQIRESVPEAGGVLEQAPGRTWGGRVAIAPKILTQLSLDGAVARAGNAGAWHTSRPTWTTTQAWWGQRVPGALTSREGYAELVGRWLWSYGPGTVEDIAWWLGATKSVVRTALDDVGASPVSLADGAVGWLRADDLEPVAAPEPWVALLPLLDPTVMGWQARAFYLGPHAPHLFDSAGNAGTTAWVNGRVVGAWVQDPTGAVRLRLLEDVPATAHEALLAEARRLTAWLDGQRVFTVYPSPAMRPASDVDPPG, translated from the coding sequence GTGCGCACCGTGACGGATGAGGAGCGCCGCGCCCGGCTGGGTGTGCGGCACGCACTCGCGGGGTCGGCCAGGGTGAGCTCGCCCGAGGAGGCGGCCCGCGCGGTGGTGTGCCTGCACGCGACCGAGCCGCCGAGCGTGCACCTGTCGTGCTGGGCGCGGGTCGACGGCGTCACCGTCGACGACGTCGAGCGGGCGTTGTATGAGACCCGCACCCTCGTCAGGCAGCAGTCGATGCGCGAGACGCTGTTCGTCTTCCCGCGCGACCTGGTGCCGGCGGTGTGGGGAAGCGCGGCGGCCCGGGTGGCCGCGGTCCATCGCAAACGACTCCTCAAGGACCTCGAACGATGGGCGGCGAACGGCGCCTCCCACGGGGCCGCCTGGCTCGCGACCGTGGAGAAGGCGGTGCTGGCCCGGCTCGCCGACGGCGAGCCGCGGTCGTCGAAGCAGATCCGCGAGTCGGTGCCCGAGGCCGGCGGCGTCCTGGAACAGGCGCCGGGCAGGACCTGGGGCGGACGGGTGGCGATCGCTCCCAAAATCCTCACCCAGCTGAGCCTCGACGGCGCGGTGGCCCGGGCAGGCAACGCCGGCGCCTGGCACACGAGCCGCCCGACCTGGACGACGACGCAGGCGTGGTGGGGTCAGCGGGTGCCCGGCGCGCTCACGTCGCGCGAGGGCTACGCGGAGCTGGTGGGCCGGTGGCTGTGGTCCTACGGACCGGGCACGGTCGAGGACATCGCCTGGTGGCTCGGCGCCACCAAGTCCGTGGTGCGGACGGCCCTCGACGACGTCGGCGCTTCGCCGGTGTCCCTCGCCGACGGTGCGGTCGGTTGGCTGCGCGCCGACGATCTCGAGCCGGTCGCCGCGCCCGAGCCATGGGTCGCGCTCCTACCGCTGCTCGACCCGACCGTCATGGGCTGGCAGGCACGCGCGTTCTACCTGGGCCCACACGCACCCCACCTCTTCGACAGCGCCGGCAACGCCGGAACCACGGCCTGGGTGAACGGCCGCGTGGTCGGCGCATGGGTCCAGGACCCGACCGGCGCGGTGCGGCTGCGCCTGCTCGAGGACGTCCCCGCCACAGCCCACGAGGCGCTGCTTGCCGAAGCCCGGCGTCTCACCGCCTGGCTGGACGGCCAGCGTGTCTTCACCGTCTACCCGTCACCGGCCATGCGGCCCGCCAGCGACGTGGACCCGCCCGGCTGA
- a CDS encoding alpha/beta hydrolase, translating to MDVRTDDGCRLWVERTGVGPPLVFCHGGPGLWDYFEPVVAQLGDVATCVRWDQRGCGRSQRRGPYTVARSVADLDAVRQTLDEDRIDLLGHSWGAMLALRYALAHPDRVRRLVYVSGTGVDPGETWRPAFARAFAQRIGADGPRWRELLDRDPRTPTEDREYAVLQWSTDFVDPTTAHQHARELGWLGIGWECATAINAEMRRYLDQTDVLTLCRGLRTPTLIVDGDHDLRPRAAVDSLEQALPDVRRVHLADAGHIPWVEDPDGFRRAVAGFLTDHTTSNIST from the coding sequence GTGGACGTCAGGACGGACGACGGGTGTCGGTTGTGGGTCGAGCGGACCGGTGTCGGGCCGCCGCTGGTGTTCTGTCACGGCGGGCCAGGATTGTGGGACTACTTCGAGCCCGTCGTCGCGCAGCTCGGCGACGTCGCCACCTGCGTGCGCTGGGACCAGCGCGGCTGTGGCCGGTCGCAGCGCCGCGGCCCCTACACCGTCGCGCGGTCCGTCGCCGACCTCGACGCCGTGCGTCAGACGCTCGACGAAGACCGGATCGACCTCCTCGGCCATTCCTGGGGCGCCATGCTCGCCCTGCGGTACGCCCTCGCGCATCCCGATCGCGTACGCCGGCTCGTCTACGTCTCCGGCACCGGCGTCGACCCGGGGGAGACCTGGCGGCCCGCGTTCGCCCGCGCCTTCGCGCAACGCATCGGCGCCGACGGGCCCCGCTGGCGCGAGCTGCTCGACCGCGACCCGAGGACACCCACCGAAGATCGGGAGTACGCGGTCCTGCAGTGGTCCACCGACTTCGTCGACCCGACCACCGCCCACCAGCACGCCAGGGAGCTCGGCTGGCTCGGCATCGGCTGGGAGTGCGCGACAGCCATCAACGCCGAGATGCGCCGCTACCTGGACCAGACTGATGTCCTGACCCTGTGCCGCGGCCTGCGGACACCCACCCTGATCGTCGACGGCGATCACGACCTGCGCCCACGCGCCGCGGTCGACTCGCTGGAGCAGGCCCTCCCCGACGTGCGCCGGGTTCACCTCGCCGACGCCGGCCACATCCCCTGGGTCGAGGATCCGGACGGCTTCCGCAGAGCCGTCGCCGGCTTCCTGACGGACCACACCACATCGAACATCTCAACTTGA
- a CDS encoding sugar ABC transporter substrate-binding protein, translating into MVTRSWRPVLAAVATVALVGACGSGDERSEEEVVQPATTSCASSGELTMWERSGGNKQMVDLLVEAWNTKNPDCRINLTYIPHTEMVGKIAQGIASGEVPDLMGMDLIYAPQFEKAQQLVDLTDRIRSWPELATASKGHMTVATFEDRLYGVPLYADVSALFYNKDLFARAGLDPEKPPTSLAELRAYADKITALGGDVKGYYLPGNCAGCNIFTVGPLMWASGAKIEATDAGDEPLTGDGVKQVLQFARDMVQAGNVHDGDRAENGETFHLQFGTGKVGMMGTGNFNITLARQQNPGMKFGIGLLPGVAPGSSASFIGGDLVVVPRGSERVADAVNFMKFLLSDEVQVEVYAKALNLTTRTDMVRNRYFEAEPLVQDVAKALDVGRTPYTLTFFEQINSPQGPWLQMLQKAYYSDENLDTVIADAKTAMKAVAKQG; encoded by the coding sequence ATGGTGACCCGTTCCTGGCGGCCCGTCCTGGCCGCCGTGGCGACAGTCGCTCTGGTCGGAGCCTGCGGCTCCGGCGACGAACGCTCCGAAGAGGAAGTCGTCCAACCCGCCACGACGTCGTGCGCGAGCAGCGGCGAGCTGACCATGTGGGAGCGATCGGGCGGCAACAAGCAGATGGTCGACCTGCTGGTCGAGGCCTGGAACACGAAGAACCCCGACTGCAGGATCAACCTCACCTACATCCCGCACACGGAGATGGTCGGCAAGATCGCCCAGGGCATCGCCTCCGGCGAGGTGCCGGACCTGATGGGGATGGACCTGATCTACGCACCGCAGTTCGAGAAGGCGCAGCAGCTCGTCGACCTGACCGACCGGATCAGGAGCTGGCCGGAGCTGGCCACCGCGAGCAAGGGCCACATGACCGTGGCGACCTTCGAGGACCGGCTCTACGGCGTGCCGCTCTACGCCGACGTCTCCGCGCTGTTCTACAACAAGGACCTGTTCGCCCGGGCCGGGCTCGACCCGGAGAAGCCGCCGACCAGCCTCGCCGAGCTGCGGGCGTACGCGGACAAGATCACCGCGCTCGGTGGCGACGTCAAGGGCTACTACCTGCCCGGCAACTGCGCCGGCTGCAACATCTTCACCGTCGGACCGCTGATGTGGGCCTCCGGCGCGAAGATCGAGGCGACCGACGCCGGTGACGAGCCGCTCACCGGCGACGGCGTCAAGCAGGTGCTGCAGTTCGCCCGCGACATGGTCCAGGCCGGCAACGTCCACGATGGAGACCGGGCGGAGAACGGGGAGACCTTCCACCTCCAGTTCGGCACCGGCAAGGTCGGCATGATGGGCACCGGCAACTTCAACATCACGCTGGCCCGCCAGCAGAACCCCGGCATGAAGTTCGGCATCGGGCTGCTGCCTGGTGTCGCGCCGGGCTCGTCGGCCTCGTTCATCGGCGGCGACCTCGTCGTCGTGCCGCGGGGCAGCGAGCGGGTCGCCGACGCGGTCAACTTCATGAAGTTCCTGCTCTCCGACGAGGTGCAGGTCGAGGTCTACGCGAAGGCGCTCAACCTGACGACGCGTACGGACATGGTGCGGAACAGGTACTTCGAGGCGGAACCGCTGGTGCAGGACGTGGCGAAGGCGCTCGACGTCGGTCGCACGCCCTACACCCTCACGTTCTTCGAGCAGATCAACTCCCCGCAGGGGCCGTGGCTGCAGATGCTGCAGAAGGCCTACTACTCCGACGAGAACCTCGACACCGTGATCGCCGACGCCAAGACGGCCATGAAGGCCGTCGCGAAACAGGGATGA